In Amycolatopsis coloradensis, one genomic interval encodes:
- a CDS encoding dihydrofolate reductase family protein, whose amino-acid sequence MGRLFLHINVSLDGYIADAAGDIDWRFADDEFQGHIDELLESIDGMAFGRKAYEELAGYWPAAGDEVSATQRRRMHELPKYVLSRTLRATNWHNSHAIEDASALAGLEGDIALFAGGGAATSAAGLGLFDEVRLVMNPVLLGGGTRLFDGEYAKTALTLVDDRRFASGALLLTYAVAR is encoded by the coding sequence ATGGGGCGGCTCTTCCTGCACATCAACGTTTCGCTCGACGGGTACATCGCCGACGCCGCGGGCGACATCGACTGGCGGTTCGCCGACGACGAGTTCCAGGGGCATATCGACGAGCTGCTGGAGTCGATCGACGGCATGGCCTTCGGTCGCAAGGCCTATGAGGAACTCGCCGGCTATTGGCCGGCCGCCGGGGACGAGGTCTCGGCCACGCAGCGGCGCCGGATGCACGAACTGCCGAAGTATGTCCTCTCGCGCACGCTCCGAGCCACGAACTGGCACAACTCCCACGCGATCGAAGACGCCTCGGCGCTCGCCGGTCTCGAAGGTGACATCGCGCTCTTCGCCGGGGGAGGGGCCGCGACGTCCGCCGCCGGGCTCGGGCTGTTCGACGAAGTGCGGCTCGTGATGAACCCGGTGCTCCTCGGCGGCGGGACGCGGCTGTTCGATGGCGAGTACGCCAAGACGGCGCTCACGCTCGTCGACGACCGACGGTTCGCTTCGGGCGCGCTGCTGCTCACCTACGCCGTCGCGCGTTAG
- a CDS encoding MarR family transcriptional regulator translates to MPDHVDHILRQWAEARPDLDVSPMGVIGRLTRLTRVLEGELRKTFARHDLDRSSFDVLATLRRAGTLTPADLMRSAMITSGAVTQRLDRLEQRGLVVRAPDETNGRRVLVDLTEEGRELIDRALPDHVDTEHRLLSAISAEERDELAALLRNLLRSLGDVALDD, encoded by the coding sequence GTGCCGGATCACGTTGATCACATTCTTCGCCAGTGGGCCGAAGCCCGTCCCGACCTGGACGTCTCCCCGATGGGGGTCATCGGGCGGCTGACCAGGCTGACCCGGGTCCTGGAGGGCGAACTGCGCAAGACGTTCGCCCGCCACGACCTCGACCGGTCGTCGTTCGACGTCCTGGCGACCCTGCGCCGGGCGGGCACGCTGACCCCCGCCGACCTGATGCGTTCGGCGATGATCACCTCCGGCGCGGTCACCCAGCGGCTCGACCGGCTCGAACAACGCGGACTGGTGGTCCGCGCGCCCGACGAGACGAACGGCCGCCGCGTGCTGGTCGACCTCACGGAGGAAGGTCGCGAGCTCATCGACCGTGCCCTGCCCGATCACGTGGACACCGAGCACCGGCTCCTGAGCGCGATCAGCGCCGAGGAACGGGACGAGCTGGCCGCCTTGCTGCGAAACCTGTTGCGGTCACTGGGAGACGTCGCCCTCGACGACTGA
- a CDS encoding erythromycin esterase family protein, with translation MAAAVVVTGAVLAPATSPALAAETTSAWRDPVRSLDRAAHPLRSTEPGRSTADLRALGGMIGGAKVVGLGEATHGSHEFFTMKERVFRYLVEEKGFRAFALELSWSAGLEIDEYVQGGKGDAREIAKRTLAGSPWDREEFVSLIRWMRDHNRAHPGRTVHFVGDDLGAPSVNDGFFARITDYIGRHHPEALPRLNELYTGLRPIDDAFAYLRKPVDERQRLATQAEQAFELVKGLTGADAYGWTEQHARFVAQTARFLAVDLADPKGLPAAQILRDQAMAQNVAWWQRRTGHKILLSAHNAHVAYIPDMPAVYPKTQGAFLRETLGRGYLPIGFSFDEGSFLSKDTAVGGEWKRFSVPAAPSGTNEDTLDQVRFEDFYLDLRTAPPAARAWLDTARPTRTIGTLFPVDPAAISLGRSYDVVIHLHDVRQADLRR, from the coding sequence GTGGCCGCGGCGGTGGTGGTGACGGGGGCGGTGCTCGCTCCCGCGACGAGTCCGGCTCTCGCGGCGGAGACGACCTCCGCCTGGCGGGATCCGGTGCGGTCGCTGGACCGGGCGGCACATCCGTTGCGCTCGACCGAGCCCGGCCGGAGCACCGCCGATCTACGGGCGCTGGGCGGGATGATCGGCGGCGCGAAGGTGGTCGGCCTCGGCGAGGCGACCCACGGCTCTCACGAGTTCTTCACCATGAAGGAGCGGGTGTTCCGCTATCTCGTCGAGGAGAAGGGCTTCCGGGCTTTCGCGCTGGAGCTGAGCTGGTCCGCGGGCCTGGAGATCGACGAGTACGTCCAGGGCGGGAAGGGTGACGCCCGGGAGATCGCCAAGCGGACGCTGGCCGGTTCCCCGTGGGACCGCGAGGAGTTCGTCAGCCTGATCCGGTGGATGCGCGATCACAACCGCGCGCACCCCGGCCGCACGGTGCACTTCGTCGGTGACGACCTCGGCGCGCCATCGGTGAACGACGGGTTCTTCGCGCGGATCACCGACTACATCGGCCGCCATCACCCGGAGGCGCTGCCCCGGCTCAACGAGCTGTACACCGGGCTACGCCCGATCGACGACGCGTTCGCTTACTTGCGCAAACCCGTCGACGAGCGACAGCGGCTCGCCACGCAGGCGGAGCAGGCCTTCGAGTTGGTCAAGGGCCTGACCGGCGCGGACGCCTACGGCTGGACCGAGCAGCACGCCCGGTTCGTCGCGCAGACCGCCCGCTTCCTCGCCGTCGACCTCGCGGATCCGAAGGGCCTGCCCGCGGCACAGATCCTGCGCGACCAGGCGATGGCGCAGAACGTCGCCTGGTGGCAGCGGCGGACCGGGCACAAGATCCTGCTCTCCGCGCACAACGCCCACGTCGCGTACATCCCCGACATGCCGGCGGTCTACCCGAAGACCCAAGGCGCCTTCCTGCGCGAGACGTTGGGCCGCGGCTACCTGCCGATCGGGTTCAGCTTCGACGAGGGTTCCTTCTTGTCCAAGGACACCGCGGTGGGCGGGGAGTGGAAGCGGTTCTCCGTCCCGGCAGCGCCGTCCGGGACGAACGAGGACACCCTCGACCAGGTCCGGTTCGAGGACTTCTACCTGGACCTCCGCACCGCGCCGCCCGCCGCCCGCGCCTGGCTGGACACCGCCCGGCCCACCCGCACCATCGGCACGCTGTTCCCCGTCGACCCCGCGGCCATCTCGCTCGGGCGGTCCTACGACGTCGTCATCCACCTGCACGACGTCCGCCAGGCCGATCTGAGAAGGTAG
- a CDS encoding TetR/AcrR family transcriptional regulator has protein sequence MPRTGRPRSFDEDQVIGGALDVFWRRGYAATSMRDLKEDLGILPGSLYAAYGDKHALFLRALERYAGGAANQADTLAEGPVLAHLRELLLSVLEAARETPGRGCLLGNTAAELLPADEAAGKIVHSGFDALETGIKQGLEAAQRSGEVRADINCGAQARLLLVVMQGLHVVARAEADPRRLTDAVDAALAPLTAK, from the coding sequence ATGCCACGCACGGGACGGCCGCGCTCCTTCGACGAAGACCAGGTGATCGGGGGTGCGCTCGACGTCTTCTGGCGGAGGGGTTACGCGGCCACGTCGATGCGCGATCTGAAGGAGGACCTCGGCATCCTGCCGGGAAGCCTGTACGCCGCGTATGGCGACAAGCACGCCCTCTTCCTGCGAGCGCTGGAACGCTACGCGGGCGGCGCCGCGAACCAGGCGGACACTCTCGCCGAAGGACCGGTCCTCGCGCATCTGCGTGAGCTTCTGCTCAGCGTCCTCGAAGCGGCACGGGAAACCCCGGGACGCGGATGCCTGCTGGGCAACACCGCCGCCGAACTGCTACCCGCCGACGAAGCCGCCGGAAAGATCGTCCACAGTGGATTCGACGCACTGGAAACCGGTATCAAGCAAGGACTCGAAGCCGCCCAGCGGTCCGGCGAGGTCCGCGCGGACATCAACTGCGGGGCGCAGGCACGGCTCCTGCTCGTCGTCATGCAGGGCCTGCACGTGGTGGCCAGGGCGGAGGCCGATCCGCGCCGGCTCACCGACGCGGTCGACGCCGCTTTGGCGCCCTTGACCGCGAAGTGA
- a CDS encoding sporulation protein: protein MFKRMLSAFGVGGPSVDTVLDSPHAVPGEVITGQVRIQGGSSDAQIEEILLSLVTRVEVERGDHERAGTAEFLRVSAGRKVKVTAGQLTTVPFQIALPWETPISAVGGRELPGMVVGVRTELVIAGAPDKGDLDPVLVGPLESQDRVLEAFGELGFSFRSADVEAGRLHGVRQELGFFQEIEFFPPSRYAGRVSQVELTFVAGPDDLVVVLEADRRGGMFRSGGDSFGRFHVSHEEALRTDWAAAIDGWLAKVAESGGGHAMFGGHQEHYGHDYDHHGHHGRRGPGMGGVVAGAAAGVVGGMILGEVMEDAFDGGDEGFEE, encoded by the coding sequence ATGTTCAAACGGATGCTCAGCGCCTTCGGGGTCGGCGGTCCGTCCGTCGACACCGTGCTCGACTCACCGCACGCCGTTCCCGGCGAGGTGATCACCGGCCAGGTCCGCATCCAGGGCGGTTCGAGCGACGCCCAGATCGAGGAGATCCTGCTTTCGCTGGTCACCCGGGTCGAGGTCGAGCGTGGCGATCACGAGCGCGCCGGGACCGCGGAGTTCCTGCGGGTCAGCGCGGGCCGCAAGGTGAAGGTGACGGCGGGGCAGCTGACCACGGTGCCGTTCCAGATCGCCCTGCCGTGGGAGACACCGATCAGCGCGGTCGGCGGACGTGAACTGCCGGGCATGGTCGTCGGTGTGCGGACCGAACTGGTCATCGCCGGAGCGCCGGACAAGGGCGACCTCGACCCGGTGCTGGTCGGGCCGCTGGAATCGCAGGATCGGGTGCTGGAGGCGTTCGGCGAGCTGGGCTTCTCGTTCCGCAGCGCCGACGTCGAAGCCGGGCGGCTGCACGGCGTCCGGCAGGAGCTCGGGTTCTTCCAGGAGATCGAGTTCTTCCCGCCGTCGCGCTACGCGGGCCGCGTCAGCCAGGTGGAGCTGACCTTCGTCGCCGGCCCGGACGACCTCGTGGTGGTGCTGGAGGCCGATCGGCGCGGTGGCATGTTCCGCTCCGGCGGCGACTCCTTCGGCCGCTTCCACGTTTCGCACGAGGAGGCCCTGCGCACCGATTGGGCGGCGGCCATCGACGGCTGGCTGGCCAAGGTCGCCGAGTCCGGCGGCGGGCACGCCATGTTCGGCGGGCACCAGGAGCACTACGGCCACGACTACGACCACCACGGGCACCACGGCAGGCGTGGACCGGGGATGGGCGGCGTGGTCGCCGGTGCCGCGGCAGGCGTGGTCGGCGGCATGATCCTCGGCGAGGTCATGGAGGACGCTTTCGACGGCGGCGACGAAGGCTTCGAGGAGTGA
- a CDS encoding ABC transporter ATP-binding protein, with translation MIRMLLSVLGPDHAPPVRRTVALMTATAIVEGLSYALLVPLLRALLGSTPGDAVPWLIAFGAAFSVFAILRYRADLSGFRAGTTLLRGMYHRLGDHLARLPMGWYSGKRVGEVSSLAGPGVLQAMGVIAHLLAPFIAACVTPLTIVFVILVFDWRLGLAALLAAPVVVAIQVWTGRSMAAADEEAAERGNEATGRVIEYLQAQPVLRAGGRAAERFRLLDDSLRDLQRANRRSTLSALPGVVGLTFTVQAMFTGLLVLGAFLALGGGIGAPEVLSILVLAARCADPLLSLTDIGGKLRGARSVLTRLDALLRTEPLPEPPDPVRPERHDLEFESVVFARGGRTVLDGLSLTVHEGQKLAVAGPSGAGKSTVLQLLARFHDVDSGAVRVGGVDVRAMSTEDLMARIAIVFQDVHLFDGTIEENIRLGRPDADDAEVRAAATAARLDEVIERLPGGWSANVGEGGALLSGGERQRVSIARALLKDAPIVVLDEVTSALDPVNETAVHEGIERLMAGRTVVMVAHRLRTVERADHVVFLDDGRIVEEGSHDELARLGGRYAGFLELQIA, from the coding sequence ATGATCCGGATGTTGCTGAGCGTCCTCGGACCCGACCACGCCCCACCGGTGCGGCGCACCGTGGCGCTGATGACGGCGACCGCGATCGTCGAGGGCCTGTCGTACGCGCTGCTGGTCCCCCTGCTGCGGGCCCTACTCGGGAGCACTCCGGGCGACGCCGTCCCGTGGCTGATCGCGTTCGGCGCGGCCTTCTCGGTGTTCGCGATCCTGCGCTACCGCGCCGATCTTTCCGGATTCCGCGCCGGGACGACGTTGCTGCGCGGGATGTACCACCGGCTCGGCGACCATCTCGCCCGGCTGCCGATGGGCTGGTACAGCGGGAAACGGGTCGGTGAGGTGTCGTCGCTGGCCGGACCCGGTGTGCTGCAGGCGATGGGCGTGATCGCGCATCTGCTGGCGCCGTTCATCGCCGCGTGCGTCACCCCGCTGACGATCGTGTTCGTGATCCTCGTCTTCGACTGGCGGCTGGGACTGGCCGCGCTGCTGGCGGCCCCGGTCGTCGTGGCCATCCAGGTCTGGACGGGCCGGTCGATGGCCGCCGCCGACGAAGAGGCCGCGGAACGCGGGAACGAGGCCACCGGGCGCGTCATCGAGTATCTGCAGGCGCAGCCCGTACTACGCGCGGGCGGGCGGGCCGCGGAGCGATTCCGGTTGCTCGACGACTCGCTGCGGGACCTTCAGCGGGCGAACCGCCGGTCCACGCTGTCGGCGCTGCCCGGTGTCGTGGGGCTGACCTTCACGGTGCAGGCGATGTTCACCGGCCTGCTGGTGCTGGGCGCGTTCCTCGCGCTCGGTGGAGGCATCGGGGCGCCCGAAGTGCTGTCGATCCTCGTCCTGGCCGCGCGCTGCGCGGATCCGCTGCTCTCGCTGACCGACATCGGCGGCAAGCTCCGCGGCGCGCGTTCGGTACTGACGAGGCTCGACGCGCTGCTGCGGACCGAACCGCTGCCGGAACCGCCGGACCCCGTCCGGCCGGAGCGGCACGATCTCGAATTCGAGTCCGTCGTCTTCGCCCGCGGCGGCCGCACGGTGCTCGACGGCCTCTCGCTGACCGTCCACGAAGGACAGAAGCTCGCCGTCGCCGGACCTTCGGGTGCCGGGAAGAGCACGGTGCTGCAACTGCTCGCCCGGTTCCACGACGTGGATTCGGGAGCGGTGCGCGTCGGCGGGGTCGACGTCCGCGCGATGAGCACCGAGGATCTGATGGCACGGATCGCGATCGTCTTCCAGGACGTCCACCTCTTCGACGGCACCATCGAGGAGAACATCCGGCTCGGCCGTCCCGACGCCGACGACGCCGAGGTGCGCGCCGCCGCGACGGCGGCCCGGCTGGACGAGGTGATCGAACGGTTGCCCGGCGGCTGGTCCGCGAACGTCGGCGAAGGCGGGGCGCTGCTGTCCGGCGGGGAACGCCAGCGGGTCTCGATCGCGCGTGCCCTGCTGAAGGACGCGCCGATCGTGGTGCTCGACGAGGTGACGTCGGCACTGGATCCGGTCAACGAAACGGCCGTCCACGAAGGGATCGAGCGCCTCATGGCAGGCCGGACCGTAGTGATGGTGGCGCATCGGTTGCGGACCGTCGAACGTGCCGATCACGTGGTCTTCCTGGACGACGGCCGGATCGTGGAGGAGGGAAGCCACGACGAGCTGGCCCGGCTCGGTGGCCGGTACGCCGGGTTCCTCGAACTGCAAATCGCTTGA
- a CDS encoding ABC transporter ATP-binding protein: MTAPTAARLLRPFAGSFTAVVVLQILGALSGLAPLLAVVELGRALLAPGPVDPSRVWTAVIVGAAGMFVRLVFTAASSGIGHLLDGRVQLTFRRLLAERLGRVPIGWFSSRRTGELAKVVGEDVGAVHPFIAHTPGELVSAFVVPLVSLAYLFTIDWRLTLITLIPVVLAVALVPLMMTPSRLREQEEFDRGMAGISDSVVEFVQGIAVVKAFGGAGRAHRRFRTAADAFVATFTRWVHGMAGPAAGMQLALSPPFVLLVVLSGGTLLITGGGLAPVDLLPFLVLGLGLTAPVAALGHGFDELQAARRATGRIREVLAVPSLPEPSKPVAPRGHRVELRGVRFGYEAEREVLRGIDLVLEPGTVTALVGPSGGGKSTLVTLLPRFFDPADGSVLLGGVDLREIGSRELYRKVSFVFQDVRLLRASVADNIALAVPHAELDDIVRAARLAQIHDRVLELPHGYETVLHEETGLSGGEAQRISLARALLADTPVLVLDEATAFADPRTELAVRRALTAGRADRTVLVIAHRLETVVDADTVVLLENGTITERGKPAELLARNGRFAAFWRSHRSAEPLGEPR; this comes from the coding sequence ATGACAGCACCCACAGCGGCTCGGTTGCTGCGCCCGTTCGCCGGGAGTTTCACCGCTGTCGTCGTCTTGCAGATCCTCGGCGCCCTCTCGGGGTTGGCGCCGCTGCTCGCGGTCGTCGAACTGGGCAGGGCGCTGCTGGCGCCCGGCCCGGTCGACCCAAGCCGGGTCTGGACCGCGGTGATCGTGGGCGCGGCCGGGATGTTCGTCCGGCTGGTGTTCACGGCCGCGTCGTCCGGGATCGGGCACCTGCTCGACGGCCGGGTCCAGCTCACGTTCCGCCGCCTGCTGGCCGAACGCCTGGGACGCGTGCCGATCGGCTGGTTCTCGAGCCGCCGCACCGGTGAACTGGCCAAGGTCGTCGGCGAGGACGTCGGCGCCGTGCACCCGTTCATCGCCCACACCCCCGGCGAGCTCGTGTCGGCCTTCGTCGTCCCGCTGGTATCGCTGGCCTACCTGTTCACCATCGACTGGCGGCTCACCTTGATCACGCTGATCCCGGTGGTGCTGGCGGTGGCGCTGGTCCCGCTGATGATGACGCCCTCCCGGCTGCGTGAGCAGGAGGAGTTCGACCGGGGCATGGCGGGGATCTCGGATTCGGTCGTCGAGTTCGTCCAGGGCATCGCCGTGGTCAAGGCGTTCGGCGGCGCGGGCCGCGCCCATCGCAGGTTCCGCACCGCCGCGGACGCCTTCGTCGCCACCTTCACCCGGTGGGTGCACGGTATGGCCGGGCCGGCGGCGGGGATGCAACTGGCGCTGTCGCCGCCGTTCGTCCTGCTGGTGGTCCTGAGCGGCGGCACGCTCCTGATCACCGGCGGCGGCCTCGCCCCGGTCGATCTTCTGCCGTTCCTGGTGCTCGGCCTGGGCTTGACCGCGCCTGTGGCCGCACTCGGCCACGGCTTCGACGAACTCCAGGCCGCCCGTCGCGCCACCGGCCGGATCCGCGAAGTGCTCGCGGTGCCGTCGCTGCCGGAGCCGTCGAAGCCGGTCGCGCCGCGAGGCCATCGGGTGGAGCTGCGCGGCGTCCGCTTCGGCTACGAGGCGGAGCGCGAGGTCCTGCGCGGGATCGATCTGGTGCTCGAACCGGGGACGGTCACCGCGCTCGTCGGGCCGTCGGGCGGCGGGAAGTCCACTTTGGTCACTCTGCTGCCGCGGTTCTTCGACCCGGCGGACGGTTCCGTGCTGCTGGGCGGCGTCGATCTGCGCGAGATCGGCAGCCGGGAGCTGTACCGCAAGGTCTCCTTCGTGTTCCAGGACGTCCGCCTGCTGCGCGCGTCGGTCGCGGACAACATCGCGCTCGCCGTGCCGCACGCCGAGCTCGACGACATCGTGCGCGCCGCCCGGCTCGCGCAGATCCACGACCGCGTTCTCGAACTACCGCACGGCTACGAAACGGTGCTGCACGAGGAAACCGGGCTGTCGGGCGGCGAAGCTCAGCGGATCTCGCTGGCTCGTGCGCTGCTCGCCGACACTCCCGTCCTGGTGCTCGACGAGGCCACCGCGTTCGCCGACCCGCGGACCGAACTGGCCGTGCGCCGGGCACTGACGGCGGGGCGCGCCGACCGGACGGTCCTGGTCATCGCCCATCGGCTGGAGACGGTCGTCGACGCCGACACGGTCGTACTGCTGGAGAACGGCACCATCACCGAACGCGGGAAACCCGCGGAGCTGCTGGCGCGGAACGGGAGGTTCGCCGCCTTCTGGCGTTCCCACCGCTCCGCCGAACCACTGGGGGAACCTCGATGA
- a CDS encoding alpha/beta hydrolase → MDPELEAFIALFPQAKLDDPVADRESFAKLATSVPQPDTSDLEVEDRTVPGEPGVPIRIYRPREAQGAIIWLHGGGWVMGNLATEHPWAARLAETSGATVISVEYRLAPENPFPAAFDDVYAVLNWTAEHAAGLGVDPDRIAVGGHSAGGGLAAATALRARDEDGPRICFQLLNQPGLDDRQESWSARNFTDTPWMNRAKITAAWGHYLAGEPAPSPYAAPSRATDLSGLPPAYVASAEFCPNRDENIEYALRLLQAGVSVELHQWAGTFHGSQAILSAEVSRRQIDELGGVLRRALASS, encoded by the coding sequence ATGGATCCCGAACTCGAAGCCTTCATCGCCCTGTTCCCGCAGGCGAAACTCGACGACCCGGTCGCGGACCGCGAGAGCTTCGCGAAACTCGCCACGTCCGTGCCGCAGCCCGACACGTCGGACCTGGAGGTCGAAGACCGGACGGTGCCCGGTGAACCCGGCGTCCCGATCCGGATCTACCGGCCGCGTGAGGCACAGGGCGCCATCATCTGGCTGCACGGCGGCGGCTGGGTCATGGGCAACCTGGCGACCGAACATCCGTGGGCGGCGCGGCTCGCCGAGACCTCCGGCGCGACAGTGATCTCGGTCGAGTACCGGCTGGCGCCGGAAAACCCGTTCCCGGCCGCGTTCGACGACGTCTACGCCGTGCTGAACTGGACGGCCGAGCACGCGGCCGGACTCGGCGTCGACCCCGACCGGATCGCGGTCGGCGGGCACAGCGCGGGCGGCGGGCTCGCGGCGGCGACGGCACTGCGAGCCCGCGACGAAGACGGCCCGCGGATCTGCTTCCAGCTGCTCAACCAGCCGGGGCTCGACGACCGGCAGGAGTCGTGGTCGGCGCGGAACTTCACCGACACGCCGTGGATGAACCGCGCCAAGATCACCGCCGCATGGGGGCACTACCTGGCCGGAGAGCCCGCGCCTTCGCCGTATGCCGCCCCTTCGCGGGCCACCGATCTCTCCGGGCTGCCGCCCGCGTACGTGGCCTCCGCCGAGTTCTGTCCCAATCGCGACGAGAACATCGAGTACGCGCTCCGTCTGCTGCAGGCGGGGGTTTCGGTCGAGCTGCACCAGTGGGCGGGCACCTTCCACGGGTCGCAGGCCATCCTGTCCGCCGAAGTGTCCCGCCGTCAGATCGACGAACTCGGCGGCGTCCTGCGCCGCGCGCTGGCTTCGTCATGA
- a CDS encoding GNAT family N-acetyltransferase, with amino-acid sequence MKIRSTTAEDRDVFVDTMFTAFARFPDTAGETWSALELDRGLLAVTEDGRPVGTAAAYSFELTLPGEVVVPAAGVTAVGVLPSHRRRGVLSAMMRHQLAEFRERGEFLSVLLASEALIYRRFGYGPATYTRRLTVQRHRAAFAGGTAGGSIEVLRRAECGGLLEEVYDRYRRARPGALSRPHRWWSLGAGQPPISRASRHIAVHRDADGVPDGYASYSLTEPSTLTVDETIAVDDEVSTALARFVLDHDLMTEVVFEHCPPDHPLRWQLEDFRAGEVGGDTDWLWVRPLDVPRALTARGWSTDGEIVLDVDDPALGEHGRYLLTVRGGEADCVPTDSEPDLSLDVSDLGSIYLGGTTPSLLVRAGRVRAHHPGAAALADALFRTERSPHCLHWF; translated from the coding sequence ATGAAGATCCGTTCCACGACCGCCGAGGACCGCGACGTCTTCGTCGACACGATGTTCACCGCGTTCGCGCGTTTCCCGGACACCGCGGGCGAGACCTGGTCCGCGCTCGAACTGGACCGCGGCCTGCTCGCGGTGACGGAGGACGGGCGGCCCGTCGGCACGGCCGCCGCGTATTCCTTCGAGCTCACCCTGCCCGGTGAGGTCGTCGTCCCGGCCGCCGGGGTGACCGCCGTCGGTGTCCTGCCCTCGCACCGGCGGCGAGGTGTGCTCAGCGCGATGATGCGGCATCAGCTCGCCGAGTTCCGGGAGCGGGGCGAGTTCCTCTCCGTCCTGCTGGCGTCGGAGGCGCTGATCTACCGGCGGTTCGGCTACGGCCCGGCGACCTACACCCGGCGTCTGACGGTGCAGCGCCATCGGGCCGCCTTCGCGGGCGGGACGGCCGGTGGCTCGATCGAGGTGCTGCGCCGGGCCGAGTGCGGCGGGCTCCTGGAGGAGGTCTACGACCGCTATCGCCGTGCCCGGCCCGGCGCGCTGTCGCGGCCGCACCGCTGGTGGTCCTTGGGCGCCGGGCAGCCGCCGATCTCCCGGGCATCGCGCCACATCGCCGTCCACCGAGACGCCGACGGCGTTCCGGACGGGTACGCCTCGTACTCGCTCACCGAACCGAGCACCTTGACCGTCGACGAGACCATCGCCGTCGACGACGAGGTGTCCACGGCGCTGGCCCGGTTCGTGCTCGACCACGACCTGATGACCGAGGTCGTGTTCGAGCACTGCCCGCCCGACCATCCGCTGCGGTGGCAGCTCGAGGACTTCCGTGCCGGCGAAGTCGGCGGCGACACGGACTGGCTCTGGGTGCGGCCGCTGGACGTGCCCCGCGCGCTCACCGCACGCGGCTGGTCCACCGACGGCGAGATCGTCCTCGACGTCGACGACCCGGCGCTCGGCGAGCACGGCCGGTACCTGCTCACCGTCCGGGGCGGTGAGGCGGACTGCGTGCCGACCGACAGCGAACCCGACCTCTCCTTGGACGTGAGCGACCTGGGCTCGATCTATCTCGGCGGCACCACCCCGAGCCTGCTCGTGCGGGCCGGACGCGTCCGAGCCCATCACCCGGGTGCGGCCGCGCTCGCCGACGCTCTCTTCCGTACCGAGCGTTCGCCGCACTGCCTGCACTGGTTCTGA
- a CDS encoding MFS transporter, with protein MVTRTENAHSTRKGWAGVAAITASLFVFLTTELMPVGLLTPVSSSLDISVGAAGLMVTLYGVSAGLGVPFVVAWTRRINRRVLLSALLAILTAGNLITALAPGYPLVLATRLVMGFANGAFWAIGVGMAMRIVPGRHANRAAAVVMSGISVATVLGMPLGTVLERLVGWQATFLIWSGLSVLVFLAVLVLVPSLPSANAVPVREVFGLPRVNARLRSVLITVVLFVLGHFGVYTFIRPFLEGTSSASPAFVTVCLIVFGAGGAAGNFVAGYFVAKNVLVSFAVGAAGLVASLLLLLATGHGQAGAMIALVLWGLSYGVVQLSQLTMTQRSAPDTFEAAMSLNTLAYNTSIALGALFAGLLADHAGITSVVWFGVVLTAASLLFTVGTRRT; from the coding sequence ATGGTCACCCGAACCGAAAACGCGCACTCGACCCGGAAGGGCTGGGCCGGGGTCGCCGCCATCACCGCCAGCCTGTTCGTCTTCCTCACCACCGAACTGATGCCCGTCGGCCTGCTCACCCCGGTGAGTTCCAGCCTGGACATCTCGGTGGGCGCCGCCGGCCTGATGGTCACGCTCTACGGCGTCTCGGCCGGGCTCGGCGTGCCGTTCGTGGTCGCGTGGACGCGGCGGATCAACCGGCGCGTCCTGCTCTCCGCGTTGCTCGCGATCCTGACCGCGGGCAACCTGATCACCGCCCTCGCGCCCGGCTATCCGCTGGTACTGGCGACCCGGCTCGTCATGGGCTTCGCCAACGGCGCGTTCTGGGCCATCGGCGTGGGGATGGCGATGCGGATCGTCCCCGGCCGCCACGCGAACCGGGCGGCGGCGGTCGTGATGTCCGGTATCTCCGTCGCCACCGTGCTGGGGATGCCGCTGGGCACCGTCCTGGAGCGCCTCGTCGGCTGGCAGGCCACGTTCCTGATCTGGAGCGGGCTCAGCGTCCTGGTCTTCCTCGCCGTGCTCGTCCTGGTCCCGTCCCTGCCGTCGGCGAACGCGGTCCCGGTCCGTGAGGTCTTCGGCCTGCCGCGGGTGAACGCGCGCCTGCGATCGGTCCTGATCACGGTGGTCCTGTTCGTGCTCGGGCACTTCGGTGTCTACACCTTCATCCGGCCCTTCCTGGAAGGCACTTCGTCGGCGTCGCCCGCCTTCGTCACGGTGTGCCTGATCGTCTTCGGTGCCGGGGGAGCCGCGGGGAACTTCGTCGCCGGGTATTTCGTGGCGAAGAACGTGCTCGTCAGCTTCGCGGTCGGAGCGGCCGGGCTCGTGGCGTCACTGTTGCTGCTGCTCGCGACCGGTCACGGGCAGGCTGGGGCGATGATCGCGCTCGTGCTCTGGGGACTGTCCTACGGCGTGGTGCAGCTGAGCCAGCTCACCATGACGCAGCGGTCCGCACCCGACACGTTCGAGGCCGCCATGTCGCTCAACACCTTGGCGTACAACACTTCCATCGCGCTGGGCGCGTTGTTCGCGGGGCTGCTCGCGGACCACGCCGGGATCACCAGCGTGGTGTGGTTCGGCGTGGTGCTGACCGCGGCGTCGCTGCTGTTCACGGTCGGCACCCGCCGGACCTGA